Within the Streptomyces sp. R41 genome, the region ATCCCGCCGAAGTTGGGGTGCGAGCGCACCGCCGCGTCGTCGACGGTCTGCGCTGCGTACGAGTCGTACACGTCCCAGTTCCAGTCGTGCGCGAGCACCTTCGTGGACAGCCCCGCCGCCTGGAGCTTCGGCAGCAGCTCGCTCTTCGTGAAGTACGCGAGACCCGAGGCGTTCCAGCTCATCGAGGGGTACCCCGAGCAGCACGTCGGCTCGTTCTGCGCGGTGACGTACGAGACCGGGACGCCCTGGTCGCGGTAGGCCTGGAGGTACTTCACGAAGTACGAGGCGTAGGCCCCGTAGTCCTCCGCCTTCAGCCAGCCGCCGTTGAGCGACCCGCTGTCCTTCATCCAGGCCGGCGCCGTCCACGGCGAGGCCATCACGGTGAGCGAGGGATTGAGCTGGAGGGCCTGCTCGGTCAGCGGCACCACGTCCGCCAGGTCGTGTGCGATCGAGAACTGGGTGAGGTTCGGGTCGGTCTGCCCGGACGGCACGTCGTCGTACGTGTAGCCGTACCGGGCGAGGTCCGAGGCGCCCATCGGATTGCGCAGGAAGGACAGGCCGATGCCGTCGGTCGGTGAGAACAGCTTCGTCATCGTGGCATTGCGCGTGGTCTGCGACAGTGCTCCGCTGCTGTTCATCAGCCAGGCCGCGGTGTCCGTGAAGGACGCGCCGCCGCCGGTGAAGGTCTGATACCGCGTGTTCTCGTCGACGCTGATGTTCTCACCACTGCCGCCGCTGCCGGACTGGAAGGCAAAGGGAGTTTGCGCCTGCAAGCCGCGCACGACATGGCGGCCACCGGTGTCGTCCGTCGTGGTCAGCCAGACCGTGACCTGCTCGCCCGCGGCGTGCGCGGGCACGGAGCCGACCGTGGTCAGCCCGGCGGTCGTCAGCAGACCGGCCAGCAGCAGCCGTGCCGTCCGGGTGGGTCTTCTCAGGAGGCTCATGTGCGCAGCCCTTCTGGGGGTGGGGGAGTGGGGCATGCGAGGCGTGAGTAAATGACGGCTGCGGATGCACGTCAAGGGGTTGCGCGTTCACAGAATGAAGGAACAACTGCCCTGATCCAGCCGCCCATTGGCTGTGTACCGGTTCTGACGTGAAGTCTTGACGGGTTCCCGGGGCGTCAGTTAACTCACGCCGTGATCTAAGTCGTAAGACTACTGAGCCGCAAGAGTGCTGAAGAGCCCTTAAGTGGATTTCCGAGAGTCGAGGGAAGGTCCATGCGAAGAACCGCCCTGCTCGCCTCCGCCGCCCTGCTCACCGGGCTGCTGCCCCTGGCCTCCGCGGGAGCCGCCGCCGGGGCCGACGACCCGGCCCCGGTCCCCGTCGACACCTTCGAGGGCGAGGTCCCGTTCGCGAATCCGCCCGCCGACGGCATCTTCCCCTGGGGCAGTGACACCGACGACCCGCCCCAACTCGCCCTGGCCGCACGGTCCGACGCCCCCGAGGGCGCCAAGGTCCTCACCGGCAGCTACGACATCAGCGGCTACGGCGGCTTCACCCACGACTTCGCCTCTGCCCAGCCGGCCCACGACTGGTCCGCCCACAAGGGCATCCGCTTCTGGTGGGACGGCCAGAACAACGCCAAGAAGATCGCCTTCGAGATCAAGGACGGCGGCGCGAACGGCGAGGCCTCCGAGCTGTGGACGACGTCCTTCACCGACGACTTCACCGGCTGGAAACAGATCGAGATTCCCTTCACCGACTTCACCTATCGCACGGACTACCAGCCCGTCGGCGGCATCGATCAGGTCCTCGGCCTCACTCAGATGTGGGGATACGCCGTCACCCTCCCCGTCGGAGTCAAGGGCCAATTCGCCATGGACGACGTCGAGTTGTACGGCAAGGCCGACCAGTCCCTGCGGGCCTCCGTCACGACCGACTCCGCCGTGTACCCGGTGAAGGAGGGCGGCACGGCCGCGGTGAAGATCTCCGTCGCCACCACCGGCGCCGCCCCGATCGACGAGCCGGTGACCGTCGCGTACGAGAGCGCGGGCGGCACCGCCGAGTCAGGCAAGGACTACACGCCGGTCAAGGGCGAGATCACCTTCCCGGCGGGCACGGCCTCCGGCACCTCGCGCACGATCCAGGTGGCGGCGCTGAAGGACAAGTCCGCCGAATCCGCCGAGACGATCCCCCTGAAGCTCACGGTCACCGGCGCGAAGGCCCCCGCCGAGACCCCGCAGGTCGTCATCGACGCACACGGACTGCCGTACCTGGACCCGAAGTTGCCGGTGAGGAAGCGGGTCGCCGACCTCGTGTCCCGGATGTCCCTGGAGGAGAAGGCCGGGCAGATGACCCAGGCCGAGCGCGGCGCGCTCACCGCGCAGGGCGACATCGCGACGTACGACCTCGGATCGCTCCTGTCCGGCGGCGGCTCGACCCCGACGCCCAACACCGCCGCGGCGTGGGCGAAGATGATCGACTCCTTCCAGCTCCGCGCCCAGGCGACGAGATTCCAGATCCCGCTGATCTACGGCGTGGACGCGGTGCACGGCCACAACA harbors:
- a CDS encoding ricin-type beta-trefoil lectin domain protein — its product is MSLLRRPTRTARLLLAGLLTTAGLTTVGSVPAHAAGEQVTVWLTTTDDTGGRHVVRGLQAQTPFAFQSGSGGSGENISVDENTRYQTFTGGGASFTDTAAWLMNSSGALSQTTRNATMTKLFSPTDGIGLSFLRNPMGASDLARYGYTYDDVPSGQTDPNLTQFSIAHDLADVVPLTEQALQLNPSLTVMASPWTAPAWMKDSGSLNGGWLKAEDYGAYASYFVKYLQAYRDQGVPVSYVTAQNEPTCCSGYPSMSWNASGLAYFTKSELLPKLQAAGLSTKVLAHDWNWDVYDSYAAQTVDDAAVRSHPNFGGIAWHGYGGDVTKQTTVHNQYPSLDAFGTEHSGGTWIANQQREDMLNIVDYTRNWAKSVTKWSLAVDQNMGPHNGGCGTCTGLITVHNGDGQSGTVDYTIEYYTMGHLTKFVRPGAQRIASTASSSVPNVAWRNPDGSKALIAYNDASTAKTVTINWGSEHATYSLPGKTSATFTWSGTQAGGGDRSGSFVGLAGKCLDVAGGSSANGTAVQLYDCNGSTAQTWTVKADGSIQALGKCLDVTSASTADGAKVQLYDCNGTGAQRWSYNSSTGDVVNTAANKCLDVTDNSSANGARAQIWSCTGAANQKWRLQ